One window of Thermacetogenium phaeum DSM 12270 genomic DNA carries:
- a CDS encoding CBS domain-containing protein: MRDKMTPNPVTITPQTTIAEALTLMREGKFRRLPVLDRGKLVGIVTDRDLSEVSPSPATSLSIFELNYLLARTKIDTIIKKQKVISISPDAYLEEAALMMRDNEIGAIPVVEDGKLLGIITESDIFDAFIELMGLRDPGTRLELELEDKPGMLVRVSEIVWKNGGDISHLAVFHERLGRATLVLQLRTTNAEDIVKALKEEGISVKSAAWKGHA, translated from the coding sequence GTGCGTGACAAGATGACTCCCAACCCTGTGACCATCACCCCGCAGACGACCATCGCCGAGGCCCTGACGCTCATGAGAGAGGGCAAATTCAGGCGTCTCCCTGTTCTCGACCGGGGGAAGCTGGTGGGGATCGTCACCGATCGGGATTTGAGCGAGGTCTCCCCTTCACCGGCCACATCTTTGAGCATCTTTGAGCTCAACTACCTGCTGGCGCGCACCAAAATCGACACCATTATCAAGAAGCAGAAGGTGATCTCCATCTCACCTGATGCCTATCTCGAAGAGGCGGCACTGATGATGCGGGACAACGAGATCGGCGCCATTCCGGTGGTTGAGGACGGGAAGCTGTTGGGGATCATTACCGAAAGCGATATCTTTGACGCCTTCATTGAATTGATGGGGTTGCGGGATCCGGGCACCCGGCTGGAGCTGGAGCTGGAAGACAAGCCGGGGATGCTGGTCCGGGTCTCGGAGATCGTCTGGAAGAACGGGGGGGACATCTCCCACCTGGCGGTGTTTCATGAAAGGCTCGGCCGGGCGACCCTGGTGCTGCAGCTGCGTACGACGAACGCCGAAGATATCGTCAAGGCCTTAAAAGAGGAGGGGATTTCGGTCAAGTCCGCCGCCTGGAAGGGGCATGCCTGA
- a CDS encoding ABC transporter substrate-binding protein, protein MRLWRRKGKALAVITALVFVLSVFAAGCGSQGTEKTQGAAGDTIKIGVNYELSGNVATYGTSCKNGILLAFEEINAKGGVLGKKIEPLVQDNKSDNAESLSVATKLVSQGIVAMIGPATTGNVMAEEPVLTDAKIPLLATAATAPQVTFDEEKNKVRDFVFRICIIDPDQALVMANFVADELKLKNGAIMVDTTNDYSKGLGENFKEYFTAKGGKIVAEEGFVSTDNAFRAQLTRIAAKKPDFIYVPAYYNQVSLIIKQARELGIDVPFMGADGWDSPELVNIAEAKSLNGCYFTNHYSVEDPSPKIQDFVKAYQKKYNVIPDAFAALGYDAGYLMAAAIEKAGEADPIKIRQALEEIEDFEGVTGKLSFDEKHNPVKEVSIIKMVDGKQQLVTKLMPRQ, encoded by the coding sequence GTGCGATTGTGGAGGAGGAAGGGTAAAGCCCTGGCCGTAATCACGGCGCTGGTCTTTGTCTTGAGCGTCTTTGCCGCCGGCTGCGGCTCTCAGGGAACGGAAAAAACCCAGGGAGCTGCGGGCGACACCATCAAGATCGGGGTAAACTATGAGCTTTCCGGCAATGTGGCCACCTACGGCACCAGCTGCAAGAACGGCATCCTGCTGGCCTTTGAGGAGATCAACGCCAAAGGGGGAGTCCTGGGCAAAAAGATCGAGCCGCTGGTGCAGGATAACAAGTCCGACAACGCCGAGTCCTTGAGCGTTGCCACCAAGCTGGTTTCCCAGGGCATCGTCGCCATGATCGGGCCGGCTACGACGGGGAATGTCATGGCCGAAGAGCCGGTTCTTACCGACGCCAAGATCCCACTGCTAGCCACCGCTGCCACCGCTCCTCAGGTCACCTTTGATGAAGAGAAAAACAAGGTGCGGGACTTTGTGTTCCGGATCTGCATCATCGACCCGGACCAGGCGCTGGTCATGGCTAATTTCGTCGCCGACGAGCTGAAGCTGAAGAACGGCGCCATCATGGTGGATACCACCAATGACTACAGCAAGGGGCTGGGAGAGAACTTCAAAGAGTACTTCACTGCCAAGGGCGGCAAGATTGTTGCGGAAGAGGGCTTTGTCAGCACCGATAACGCCTTCAGGGCTCAGCTCACCAGAATCGCCGCCAAGAAGCCTGACTTCATTTATGTTCCCGCTTACTACAACCAGGTGAGCCTGATCATCAAGCAGGCCCGGGAGCTCGGGATCGATGTTCCCTTCATGGGTGCGGACGGCTGGGATTCTCCGGAACTGGTTAATATCGCCGAGGCCAAGTCCCTCAATGGCTGCTACTTCACCAACCATTATTCCGTAGAGGATCCCTCTCCGAAGATTCAGGATTTCGTCAAGGCCTATCAGAAGAAATACAATGTTATTCCCGATGCATTCGCCGCTCTGGGCTATGATGCCGGTTACCTGATGGCGGCGGCCATCGAGAAAGCAGGGGAGGCCGACCCGATCAAGATCCGGCAGGCCCTGGAGGAGATCGAGGACTTCGAGGGTGTCACCGGCAAGCTCTCCTTCGATGAGAAACACAACCCGGTCAAAGAGGTCTCCATCATCAAGATGGTGGACGGCAAACAGCAGCTGGTAACCAAGCTGATGCCGAGGCAATAG
- a CDS encoding ABC transporter ATP-binding protein translates to MGGIKQPVLSLEDVNVHYGAIWALKGVNLTVGEGEIISLIGANGAGKTTTLRAISGIVRATSGRITFRGEDITRMAAHDIVKRGIAQVPEGRRVFANLTVIENLEMGAYIRNDKQGIKEDLERVLERFPRLKERRNQIAGTLSGGEQQMLAIGRALMTRPSLMLLDEPSMGLAPLLVKEIFAIIEEINREGTTILLVEQNARMALQIAERAYVLETGRIVLEGPAKELSRREEVKKAYLGG, encoded by the coding sequence ATGGGAGGAATAAAGCAGCCGGTGCTGAGCCTGGAGGATGTCAACGTTCACTACGGCGCCATTTGGGCCTTGAAGGGGGTCAACCTCACGGTCGGGGAAGGGGAGATCATCAGCCTCATCGGAGCCAACGGTGCGGGAAAGACCACTACATTGCGAGCGATCTCTGGCATCGTCAGGGCGACTTCGGGGAGGATCACCTTTCGGGGGGAGGACATCACCAGGATGGCCGCCCACGACATCGTCAAGCGCGGGATTGCCCAGGTTCCCGAAGGGCGCCGGGTTTTTGCCAATCTTACCGTGATCGAAAACCTGGAGATGGGTGCCTACATCCGCAATGACAAGCAGGGGATTAAGGAGGACCTGGAGAGGGTCCTGGAGCGCTTCCCCCGCCTCAAAGAGCGCAGGAACCAGATTGCGGGGACGCTGAGCGGTGGGGAGCAGCAGATGCTCGCCATCGGGCGCGCCCTGATGACGCGTCCGAGCCTGATGCTGTTGGACGAACCGTCCATGGGGCTGGCGCCCCTGCTGGTCAAGGAGATCTTTGCCATTATCGAGGAGATCAACCGGGAGGGAACCACCATTCTGCTGGTGGAGCAGAACGCCAGGATGGCCCTGCAGATCGCCGAGCGCGCCTATGTGCTGGAGACGGGAAGGATCGTCCTTGAGGGGCCGGCGAAGGAGCTGTCCAGGCGGGAAGAGGTTAAGAAGGCATATCTCGGTGGTTAA
- the yyaC gene encoding spore protease YyaC gives MIFGLKPQNILSRQETRVSVHDRNAAGDLAAFLTGLLGELNPSSFRPVVLLGIGTDRSTGDSLGPLVGSRVNELAPGLLPVFGTLDDPVHAVNLAEKTEAIQNAFPFPLIIAVDASLGQPQNVGAITIGRGHLKPGTGVHKDLPPVGDIFITGVVNIGGYLEYLVLQNTRLGLVMKMADCIARAVILGCEQVRKKQKQPERLS, from the coding sequence ATGATCTTCGGCCTCAAGCCCCAGAATATTCTCTCCCGCCAGGAAACCCGGGTGTCCGTCCACGACCGCAACGCGGCCGGAGATCTGGCCGCGTTTCTCACAGGGCTGCTCGGGGAGCTCAACCCATCGAGTTTTCGCCCGGTGGTGCTGCTGGGGATCGGTACAGATCGCTCCACAGGGGATAGCCTGGGTCCGCTGGTCGGGTCCCGGGTCAATGAGCTGGCACCTGGGCTGCTTCCAGTCTTCGGCACCCTCGACGACCCGGTGCACGCCGTCAACCTGGCGGAAAAAACCGAGGCCATCCAAAACGCTTTCCCTTTTCCCCTTATTATTGCCGTCGATGCCAGCCTTGGTCAACCGCAAAATGTCGGGGCGATAACCATCGGAAGGGGGCACTTAAAGCCGGGAACGGGGGTCCACAAGGATCTCCCCCCGGTAGGGGACATCTTCATCACCGGAGTGGTGAACATCGGCGGTTATCTGGAGTACCTCGTCCTGCAGAACACCCGGCTCGGGCTGGTGATGAAGATGGCAGACTGCATTGCCCGCGCCGTGATCCTCGGCTGCGAACAGGTGAGGAAAAAACAAAAACAGCCTGAGCGGCTGTCTTAA
- a CDS encoding branched-chain amino acid ABC transporter permease, whose translation MQDLLQQLLNGLSLGSIYALIAVGYTMVYGIVQLINFAHGDVMMVGAYVALGAALLGLGFVPSLVLAMIVCSLLGVVIERVAYRPVRPVSRLAALTSAIGVSLFLEYAVMFVLSPKVWTYPAILKERIFRVGGIVITSKDLLVLGTTLVLVVILQYIIYRTRIGKAMRAVSFDGTAAQLMGVNVNSTVGVTFAIGSAMAAAAGLLIGLYFNTVQPLMGLMPGLKAFIAAVLGGIGSVPGAMLGGILLGMTEALVSGFGGSMYRDAVAFGILILILLIRPTGLLGKGIQEKA comes from the coding sequence ATGCAGGATTTGCTCCAGCAGTTGCTAAACGGTTTGTCCCTCGGCAGCATCTATGCCTTGATCGCTGTGGGCTACACAATGGTCTACGGCATTGTCCAGCTGATCAATTTTGCCCACGGTGACGTCATGATGGTGGGTGCCTATGTTGCTCTCGGCGCTGCCCTGCTCGGTTTGGGGTTTGTCCCCAGCCTCGTCCTGGCGATGATCGTCTGTTCTCTGCTGGGCGTGGTTATCGAACGCGTGGCCTACAGGCCGGTGCGCCCTGTGAGCAGGCTGGCTGCTCTGACCAGCGCCATCGGTGTTTCCTTATTTCTGGAATATGCGGTGATGTTCGTCTTATCACCAAAGGTCTGGACATACCCGGCAATTCTCAAGGAACGCATCTTCCGGGTGGGAGGTATCGTCATCACCAGCAAGGATCTGCTGGTATTGGGAACCACTCTGGTGTTGGTAGTGATTCTGCAGTACATCATTTATCGGACGCGCATCGGCAAGGCAATGAGGGCGGTCTCTTTTGACGGAACGGCAGCCCAGCTGATGGGCGTCAACGTCAATTCCACAGTCGGGGTGACCTTTGCCATCGGCTCCGCCATGGCGGCCGCCGCCGGGCTTTTAATCGGCTTATACTTCAACACCGTTCAGCCTCTGATGGGGCTGATGCCCGGCCTCAAGGCCTTTATTGCCGCCGTGCTGGGAGGCATCGGGAGTGTACCCGGTGCCATGTTGGGGGGAATTCTTTTGGGGATGACAGAGGCCCTGGTCAGCGGATTCGGGGGTTCCATGTACCGGGACGCCGTAGCCTTCGGTATTCTCATTCTGATTCTCTTAATCCGGCCTACGGGGTTGCTGGGGAAAGGCATACAGGAGAAAGCGTAG
- the selB gene encoding selenocysteine-specific translation elongation factor, which produces MDSFIIIGTAGHVDHGKTWLVKALTGVDTDRLKEEKERGISIELGFAPLRLPGGIHAGVVDVPGHERFVKNMLAGAGGIDMVLFVVAADEGVMPQTREHLDILELLRVQKGVVALTKVDLVDEEWLLLVEEDVRELLKPTHFRHAPIVPVSSVTGAGLKELLDALAGVAAEVNPKPRTGEARLPIDRVFTITGFGTVLTGTLFSGTLHTGDALEIMPSGLRGRVRSLQVHGQKVEEAGAGQRVAVNLTGVEVGQVKRGDVLVTPGAFPAVRRVAAALHLLERAPHPLKNYQRIRFHLGTKEALGRVRLLDRDELRPGDDAVVQIELEEAVVAAVHDRYVIRQYSPVTTIGGGEIIECGGKRYKRFRPEVLRQLELKLTGSPSARVAGELRAATAHLSLADLSGRTGLGEAEVREILHELQREGDALLFEFGGETLAVPFALYEEWLGKVKEVLSAYHSRYPLRSGFPKEELRSRHFKFLPARLYQALLDRWAAAGEVVVNGQNLVMPGFNPSPTPEQAALIDRLRAELSACPFSPPGPEEILRLLENDGELLQYCLQTGVLVKAGEELYFLRDAVEQAWNILEAHLREHQEMTVATARDLLGTSRRYCLPLLEHFDRLKKTRRIGDKRMLYFQKN; this is translated from the coding sequence TTGGATTCCTTTATCATAATCGGCACCGCCGGCCACGTTGACCACGGGAAAACCTGGCTGGTTAAGGCGCTCACAGGTGTTGATACCGACCGGCTGAAGGAGGAGAAGGAGCGGGGGATTTCCATCGAGCTCGGTTTTGCCCCTTTGCGCCTGCCCGGCGGGATCCACGCCGGGGTGGTTGACGTGCCCGGCCACGAGAGGTTTGTCAAGAACATGCTGGCGGGTGCGGGCGGAATCGACATGGTGCTCTTCGTTGTGGCGGCAGATGAAGGGGTTATGCCGCAAACGCGCGAGCACCTGGACATCCTGGAGCTTTTGCGCGTCCAAAAGGGAGTAGTCGCCCTTACCAAGGTGGACCTGGTGGATGAAGAGTGGCTCCTCCTGGTGGAGGAGGACGTGCGGGAGCTCCTCAAGCCCACCCACTTCCGCCATGCCCCGATAGTTCCCGTTTCTTCGGTAACCGGCGCAGGGCTGAAGGAGTTGCTGGACGCCCTGGCCGGGGTAGCGGCGGAGGTGAACCCCAAGCCCCGCACCGGGGAGGCGCGCCTTCCCATCGACCGCGTATTTACCATCACCGGTTTCGGGACTGTGCTCACGGGGACGCTTTTCAGCGGCACCCTGCACACCGGGGATGCCTTGGAGATCATGCCCTCGGGGTTGAGAGGGAGGGTGCGTTCCCTGCAGGTGCACGGGCAAAAGGTGGAGGAGGCGGGAGCGGGACAGCGGGTGGCGGTCAACCTGACCGGCGTGGAGGTTGGCCAGGTTAAGAGGGGGGATGTGCTCGTTACCCCCGGTGCCTTCCCGGCGGTGCGGCGGGTCGCCGCTGCTCTCCACCTCCTGGAGCGGGCGCCTCACCCTTTAAAGAACTATCAGCGGATCCGCTTCCACCTGGGGACGAAAGAGGCCCTGGGGCGGGTGCGCCTCCTCGACCGCGATGAGCTCCGGCCCGGGGATGACGCCGTCGTCCAGATCGAGCTGGAGGAGGCGGTGGTGGCAGCGGTGCACGACCGCTACGTGATCAGACAGTACTCCCCTGTGACGACCATCGGCGGGGGGGAGATCATTGAATGTGGGGGGAAGCGCTACAAGCGGTTCCGCCCGGAGGTGCTGCGGCAGCTGGAGCTCAAGCTCACCGGCTCCCCTTCCGCCAGGGTTGCCGGGGAGCTTAGGGCCGCGACCGCTCACCTTTCCTTGGCCGACCTCTCCGGCAGGACCGGTTTGGGAGAGGCGGAGGTGCGGGAGATTCTTCATGAGCTGCAAAGAGAGGGGGACGCCCTCCTGTTCGAGTTCGGCGGGGAGACCCTGGCCGTTCCCTTTGCCCTGTATGAGGAGTGGCTGGGTAAGGTGAAGGAGGTTCTATCCGCTTATCACTCCCGCTATCCTCTGCGCAGCGGTTTTCCTAAGGAGGAGCTGCGCTCCCGCCACTTCAAGTTTCTCCCGGCGCGCTTGTATCAGGCGCTTCTCGATCGCTGGGCTGCCGCTGGGGAGGTTGTCGTCAACGGCCAGAACCTGGTTATGCCGGGGTTTAACCCCAGCCCGACCCCGGAGCAGGCGGCGCTTATCGACCGGCTGCGGGCCGAGCTGAGCGCTTGCCCCTTCTCCCCACCGGGGCCGGAGGAGATCCTGCGACTTTTAGAAAACGACGGCGAACTCCTTCAGTACTGCCTGCAGACGGGCGTATTGGTCAAAGCAGGGGAGGAACTCTATTTTCTCAGGGATGCGGTGGAGCAGGCCTGGAACATCCTGGAGGCTCATCTGCGGGAGCATCAGGAGATGACGGTGGCCACGGCGCGGGATCTGCTGGGGACCTCCCGGCGCTACTGTCTGCCGCTGCTGGAGCATTTCGACCGCCTGAAAAAAACGCGCAGGATTGGGGATAAAAGGATGCTCTATTTCCAAAAAAATTAA
- the selA gene encoding L-seryl-tRNA(Sec) selenium transferase, with translation MDKRDRLRQLPAVHELVNRCSGAGCPTHLLTAAARQVLERWRKKILENGIDPPAPGELAAETAALVRSRLSPSLRPVINATGVVLHTNLGRAPLSEAACQAVAAVAGGYCNLEIDLETGSRGERYSHVEELLCDLTGAQAALVVNNNAAAVFLALHVLARGREVVVGRGELVEIGGSFRVPEIMAQSGAILREVGTTNKTYPRDYERAIGPETALLLKVHPSNYRVVGFTREVSRQELVAIGRSYRIPVMEDAGSGVFFDLLEFREAGESLIGESLAAGVDLVTCSGDKLLGGPQAGIIVGRADLVQALKESPLLRVLRVDKMTLAALEATLRLYLEGKAEEAVPVLRMISLKNSEIERRAIFLKEMLSASLGEECKLEIMPGSSRVGGGSLPLAELPTTLLSLRPGKMTAASLAGRLRRGDPPVIVRIWEDRVIIDPRTLAPGEEEQLAAALKAALRGEPGTPAGEEKAGGESDWIPLS, from the coding sequence ATGGATAAGCGTGATCGGCTGCGGCAGCTGCCTGCCGTGCATGAACTGGTCAACCGCTGCTCCGGGGCGGGCTGCCCCACACATCTGCTCACCGCGGCGGCGCGCCAGGTGCTGGAGCGCTGGCGGAAGAAAATACTGGAGAATGGCATCGACCCGCCGGCGCCTGGGGAACTGGCTGCAGAGACGGCAGCCCTGGTGCGGTCGCGGCTCAGCCCCAGTTTGCGCCCGGTAATCAATGCCACCGGGGTCGTTCTGCACACCAACCTGGGCCGGGCACCCTTAAGCGAAGCCGCCTGTCAGGCGGTGGCCGCGGTCGCCGGGGGCTACTGTAATCTGGAAATCGACCTGGAAACGGGCAGCCGCGGAGAGCGCTACAGCCACGTGGAGGAGCTCCTCTGCGACCTGACCGGTGCCCAGGCGGCGCTGGTGGTTAACAACAACGCGGCGGCGGTTTTCCTGGCCCTCCATGTCCTGGCGCGGGGCAGGGAGGTTGTGGTTGGGCGCGGGGAGCTGGTGGAGATCGGCGGCTCCTTCCGCGTCCCGGAGATCATGGCCCAGAGCGGCGCCATCCTGAGGGAGGTGGGCACCACCAACAAGACCTATCCCCGCGATTACGAGCGGGCGATCGGGCCGGAGACCGCCTTGCTCCTCAAGGTACACCCCAGCAATTACCGGGTCGTCGGATTCACCAGGGAGGTGAGCCGCCAGGAGCTGGTGGCAATCGGGCGCAGCTACCGGATCCCGGTGATGGAGGATGCCGGCAGCGGAGTCTTCTTTGACCTGCTGGAGTTCCGGGAGGCGGGGGAATCGCTGATCGGGGAGAGTCTGGCCGCAGGGGTGGACCTGGTCACCTGCAGCGGCGACAAGCTCCTGGGAGGGCCGCAGGCCGGCATTATCGTCGGCCGGGCCGATCTGGTGCAGGCCTTGAAGGAGAGCCCCCTGCTGCGCGTCCTGCGGGTGGATAAGATGACCCTGGCGGCGCTGGAGGCCACCCTTCGTCTCTACCTGGAGGGGAAGGCAGAAGAGGCCGTTCCTGTGCTGCGAATGATCTCCCTCAAAAACTCCGAAATTGAAAGGAGAGCTATTTTTTTGAAGGAGATGTTGTCCGCTTCCTTAGGGGAGGAGTGCAAATTAGAGATTATGCCCGGATCTTCGCGCGTTGGTGGGGGCTCCCTGCCGCTGGCTGAGCTTCCGACGACGCTGCTTTCCCTGCGCCCGGGGAAGATGACGGCAGCCTCCCTGGCGGGGCGGCTGCGGCGGGGGGATCCTCCGGTTATCGTCCGCATCTGGGAGGACCGGGTTATCATCGACCCCCGCACCCTGGCGCCTGGTGAAGAAGAACAGCTGGCGGCGGCGCTGAAGGCGGCGCTGCGGGGTGAGCCGGGTACGCCGGCTGGCGAAGAGAAGGCGGGAGGTGAGAGCGATTGGATTCCTTTATCATAA
- a CDS encoding YkuS family protein has translation MAFVAVEDELGNVRSALEDAGYRVVGMNPADLRRAQAVVVSGMDIDMLQQEDIRTDVPVINAAGLSAEEIVAAVRERLK, from the coding sequence ATGGCTTTTGTGGCGGTAGAGGATGAACTCGGAAACGTTCGCAGTGCCCTCGAGGATGCCGGCTACCGGGTAGTCGGGATGAATCCGGCGGATTTGAGGAGGGCTCAGGCGGTGGTCGTGAGCGGAATGGATATCGATATGCTGCAGCAGGAGGATATCCGGACGGATGTTCCCGTGATCAATGCCGCCGGGCTCAGCGCAGAGGAGATCGTAGCCGCCGTCCGGGAGCGCCTGAAGTAA
- a CDS encoding ABC transporter ATP-binding protein has translation MPLLTVNRLNKSFGGLVALNNFNLNVEEGELVGLIGPNGAGKTTVFNLLTGLYQPTSGSIVFEGRDLKGKPPHLITKMGIARTFQNIRLFGNLSVLDNVKIAYQSVLNYGLIPAFFRVPPYSRRESEIEKEALGLLEIMHLERYAAEKAKNLPYGEQRRLEIARALATKPRLLLLDEPAAGMNPQETQELLSLIRWIRERFGLTIILIEHDMSLVMGLCERVLVLNYGSLIAEGTPQEIQQNPKVIEAYLGVDEGVTAWEE, from the coding sequence GTGCCGCTGCTCACCGTGAACAGGCTCAATAAGAGCTTCGGTGGTCTGGTAGCCCTCAACAACTTCAATCTGAACGTCGAAGAGGGGGAACTCGTCGGCCTTATCGGCCCCAACGGTGCGGGCAAGACGACCGTCTTCAACCTCCTGACCGGGCTTTATCAGCCGACCTCCGGCAGCATCGTGTTCGAGGGACGCGACCTGAAGGGGAAGCCGCCCCACCTGATAACGAAAATGGGAATAGCCCGCACCTTTCAAAATATCCGCCTTTTCGGCAACCTTTCGGTGCTGGATAACGTCAAGATCGCCTATCAGTCGGTTCTCAACTACGGGCTGATCCCTGCTTTCTTCCGGGTTCCCCCTTATTCCCGCAGGGAATCGGAAATAGAAAAGGAGGCCCTGGGGCTTTTGGAGATTATGCACCTGGAGAGGTACGCCGCGGAAAAGGCGAAAAACCTCCCCTACGGGGAGCAGCGCCGCCTGGAGATCGCCCGGGCGCTGGCTACCAAACCCCGTCTCCTGCTCCTGGACGAGCCCGCAGCGGGCATGAACCCCCAGGAGACGCAGGAGCTGCTTTCTTTGATCAGATGGATCCGGGAACGGTTCGGGCTGACCATCATCTTGATCGAGCATGACATGTCCCTGGTGATGGGCCTCTGTGAGCGGGTTCTGGTGCTCAACTACGGTTCCCTGATTGCCGAAGGGACGCCCCAGGAAATCCAGCAAAATCCCAAAGTGATCGAAGCCTATTTGGGAGTTGATGAGGGGGTGACGGCATGGGAGGAATAA
- a CDS encoding branched-chain amino acid ABC transporter permease, translated as MQKRWSANIALIFVLVVIFAAVQVGIDSGLLSDYLLTSVFLIGINIILASSLNLINGFTGEFSLGHAGFMAVGAYVGAVITVKLGLPFPLAIICGMLATALAGLLVGLPTLRLKGDYLAIATLGFGEIIRVILVNIEYVGGARGILGIPRVVNWPILFCAVVLSVLLIRNFICSTHGRACLAIRENDLAASMMGINVTFYKVLAFVIGASLAGLAGVLYAHYFYIIQPAKFSFLLTFDVLVMVMVGGLGSLTGSVVGAVLLTILSTALQAIPELRMVLYALLLITSAVFRPQGLLGEKELTLHIFKRWGGVFGAAAHREQAQ; from the coding sequence ATGCAAAAGAGATGGAGTGCCAACATTGCTCTTATCTTCGTCCTGGTTGTTATCTTCGCTGCCGTGCAGGTGGGGATCGACAGCGGGCTTCTCTCCGATTACCTGCTGACCAGCGTTTTTTTGATTGGGATTAATATCATCCTCGCCTCCAGCCTCAACTTGATCAACGGTTTTACCGGGGAGTTCTCCCTGGGGCATGCCGGTTTCATGGCCGTGGGGGCCTATGTGGGGGCTGTGATCACGGTCAAGCTCGGGCTCCCCTTCCCACTGGCGATCATCTGCGGGATGCTGGCAACGGCTCTGGCCGGTCTCCTTGTGGGGCTCCCGACGCTGAGGCTCAAAGGGGACTACCTGGCGATCGCCACCTTAGGGTTCGGGGAGATCATCAGGGTGATCCTGGTGAACATCGAATATGTGGGGGGAGCCAGGGGTATTCTGGGGATACCCCGCGTCGTCAACTGGCCGATCCTCTTCTGCGCCGTGGTCTTATCGGTGTTGCTGATCCGGAATTTTATCTGTTCCACCCACGGCAGGGCCTGCCTGGCCATCAGGGAGAACGACCTGGCGGCGAGCATGATGGGGATCAACGTCACCTTCTATAAGGTGCTGGCCTTCGTGATCGGGGCGTCGCTGGCAGGGCTGGCGGGTGTGCTTTACGCCCACTACTTCTACATCATCCAGCCTGCCAAGTTTTCCTTCCTGCTCACCTTCGACGTTCTGGTGATGGTCATGGTGGGTGGCCTGGGAAGCCTGACGGGATCTGTGGTCGGTGCCGTTCTCCTCACCATCCTCTCTACCGCCCTTCAGGCTATCCCGGAGCTGCGGATGGTCCTCTACGCCCTGCTGCTGATCACCTCCGCCGTCTTCCGCCCTCAGGGTCTGCTGGGGGAGAAAGAGCTGACCTTGCACATCTTTAAGCGCTGGGGAGGTGTTTTCGGTGCCGCTGCTCACCGTGAACAGGCTCAATAA